One Electrophorus electricus isolate fEleEle1 chromosome 10, fEleEle1.pri, whole genome shotgun sequence genomic region harbors:
- the zgc:92591 gene encoding late histone H2B.L4: MTSDGTKKKGKTPSDKKASKRKGKRRETYAVYIYKVLKQVHPDTGISSRAMSIMNSFVNDVFERIATEASRLTLYNKRSTITSREVQTAVRLLLPGELAKHAVSEGTKAVTKYTSSK; encoded by the exons ATGACGAGTGATGGAActaaaaagaaagggaaaactCCAAGTGACAAAAAGGCGTCAAAAAGGAAGGGGAAAAGGCGGGAAACGTATGCTGTGTATATTTATAAAGTTTTGAAACAG GTCCATCCCGACACTGGAATTTCTAGCAGGGCTATGAGTATCATGAACTCCTTCGTCAACGACGTCTTCGAGCGTATCGCCACGGAGGCATCCAGACTGACGCTGTACAACAAGCGCTCCACGATTACCAGCCGTGAGGTGCAGACGGCGGTGCGTCTGCTGCTTCCCGGTGAGCTCGCGAAGCACGCGGTGTCGGAGGGGACCAAGGCCGTGACCAAGTACACGAGCTCAAAATGA